ACCTGTAGTAGCAATAAATTGAAGCTTGTCAGAGGATAGGTTCTCACCTGCCTTTACAGAGAGTGATTGCTGAACAGCCGCTATTTTTATGCTATTTACCAAACCAGTAATTGCATCGAACAGCTCATTTCCCAAGAGTATCGATTTCCCGTTGTAGATGGTCTGCAGCGGCTCGCCAAGGTAGGCTTTCATGCTCTCCAACGCCTTTATGTAGTTCATAAAAGCGTTCTTAACATCACCACTATTCTTAAAGTTGTTGCCTCGTTCAAAAAGGTCGAGACCACTGGTAACAGCGGCATCCCTTTTCTTGGCCTGAATGTCGGCCCACGTGGCTTTCGACAGGCGGTAGTAGCTCCATACGCTGGTATTATCCTCGTAGGTATCCACTAACTCGTAGCCCTCCAAATCCTTTTGCGATTCGGCCTGTATGGTAGAGGTAAAATCTTCTGAAAAGCGCAGCGACGACTCAAACTGGTGCAGCACCGAGCTGGTAGAGATGGATACCGAGATCTCGCTAGACATATCGGCCAACGCATTATTCTTCGACGATTGGCGATAGGAGTTCACATCGCCAACCTTTGGTGCACGTCCTACCCCAACGTAGTAACCGGGAATAGAAGGTTTGCTCTGCACCCAAGCTGGTGGAGGTGGAACATTCTCACTTGCCTTTTTGGATGAAGAACAAGCTAATAGGCCCGCAAGAGTCGCAATTACAAACAGGTTTCCACGTATCCTCATAGCAAAATTGTTCTAGTGACCTTCAGGGTTATAAGCATTGAGCTTAGCAGCTACGCTCTTTGCAATAAAGCTAGCCACCTCATCTTCGAGATCGTCGGTGTTTCTTAGCTGCTGACGACCACTGAGAAGTGAACTCAACTGGCTTATGCTGTTTCGGTTATCGTATACTGCATCGTCTGGCATTCTTCTTTCGAAATGCTTCCAGTAACCTGGAACCAGCTTACTTACATCACCATTGTATACAGCGAAGTGAACCATATCTTTGGCAGTATAGGTAACCACATCGGTAACCAGCACTGCTCCGGTCTCAACTGAGGTGAGCTGATACTGAAATGTACAGGAAGCTGTAGACGTTTGATTATACTCCTTATAGCGGGTCTTAACATAGTACGGAACAAGAATATTCTTCTTTTGAGCAGTATCATACTTGTTCACCATCTCCCTAACCCAACCGGGCATCTCCTGCACCTGCATTCGGCCGGGATCTGTGTCCACACTAACCAGTTTGCCTGTAAGAATGGCCTTAGCACCAAGCAAGTTGCCTACCTCAATATTGGAGTTGTTGCTAAGGCTTATCATCTGCTCTTGTGTCAGCTGCTGGCGGTTGGCCTCGTCCACAACCACCAAAAAAGGATTGTTCAACGCATTTACCGAACTGGTAATAAGGGAAGCCAGCTGAGTAGCAAATCCAGCATCGTTCATATAGGCTGCAATAGGTTTAATGCCTATGGTAATAAGTGCTTTGCGCCGTGCCTCAGTCTTAAGATCGTTGCTATTCTTGTAGCTGCCATAGGATTTAATAAGCTGATCAAAGTCGGCATAAGCCTTTCGGTTGAGATTCGATTGCATGGCCTGTAGCCCGTCGCGGTAAATTGGCTCAGCCATTGCTGTAATGAGAAGCTCATCGCTCTTTTCATATCCCGGTTCTAGCTGCTTAACCTCCTGAAGGAGCTGAGCGGCCTTGGTGAAGTTCTCATCATCGAGAGCAAGCTGTGCCTCTGGATATATCTGTTTTAGATAACGAGACTTAGCATCATCAAAGAGTGATTTGTAGCGCTCCGGCTGCTGCAGGTTAACCCCTACCGCTGAAACCTTGTTGGCATATGCCTGCGCATCGAGATAGTTGTATACGGCATCCTTCATGCTGCCGTTATCGTAGGCCTTACTAAAATCAATAAACTTGTGGTCGAGCACCATCTGACCATTTTTCTTCAACCCCACCAATGCATCAACATTGTTATGGTTTGCATAGGCCGATTGATAGTAGGCATCAGCAGCCTGCTCGTATAATCCCTGACTTTCGAGCTTTGCCCCTTGCTTTGCCAAACGCTTAGAGGCACATGAACTTGCAATAACAGCAACTGAAATAAGAAGGATGGGTAAAATTTTTTTCATAAGGCAATTTTTTTTGAGATTGGCTCGCTAAATGTAGCACTTCTCTCATAACCATGCAAAATTTTTATGGACAGCTGAAGTAGATACTAGCTCCTATGCCAATGAGAGAAGCAAATCTGGACTGAGATTAGTAAGTGACGAAACAACCAACTCGGCAGTCGTTAAATTTTGCCCTAATGAAACATCGGACTGCAGGCCAACACATGCCATTCCAGCTGCCTTTGCTGCAAGTACGCCATTAGTGGAGTCTTCAATAACAACGCAGTTCGAAGGATTAACACCAAGCCTTTGCGCGGCCAGAAGAAATACTGCAGGGTTTGGTTTTGCCAATGCAACCTCCTCACCACTTGCTAATGCCTTAAAATACGTGCCAATGCTGAATTTACGAAGCACGAGGTCAATATTGGTTAACGAAGAAGAAGATGCTAGAGCAATGGGCACACCATAATTATACAAACTTTTAAGCAGCTCCTCGGCACCGGGAATAAGCGAAACCGAACCATTTGCAGCCAAAGCCTTCAGGTAGCGCTCCTCCTTAATGGCAACATAGTAACCAAGCTCCTTGGGCAGCTTGAATTCGGCTTTCAGCTGTGCCCACATGCCAGCGTTCGATGTTCCGGTAAACCGATGCTGCTGCTCGGGTGAAATGGTCATTCCAAATTCGGTAAACATCTCCCGCTCCACCTCCTTGTGAAGCGGTTCGCTGTCCACAATCACCCCATCCATGTCAAATATTACCGCCTTTACCATTCTGTTCACCATTTTAACTGTTACCCACTGGCTACTTATCCAATGTTAGCAGGAATTTAATCACTGCATAATGCACACCACAAAAATGGGAAATTATACTTTACGGAATGCTATCAGTTGCCATGTTGCACAAACAGGATGGTTTGAATTCTGAACTGCTGTTTCTACAATTTTTTCATCATTCCCTTGTTCTAACAAAATATTTTTATATTTGTCCCTGCAAAACCTCGAACCATTCTGTAAAGATGGTTTGAATTATAAAGAAGAGTGGAGAGAACAGGCTCTGTGAAGCTCTAGCAACCCCTCCCGGTTGGAGAAAGGTGCTAAAACCTGCCCAAGAAAAGGGAATTATAAATCAGAACCAAAAGCAATGGATTTACAGAATCTTCCACAAGCAACAAATCATCAAGTTCAGCTAGCTGCCACTAAGCAGCCCAGCAATATTTTGCATTTCACCTCCCGTCGAATGCGAATGTGCCGCGTCAACCGAATGCGGTAGAACCTTCCTTTTACCATACCCAAGGTCTCCGCATCATCCGCTAAGGATGGCTTGGATTCTTATATCCATGCAGCATTGCAAAGGTTTTATTTCACTGTTTTTCAGCCATTCACATTTCAGAATTATGATATCGCTACACACTGCTTTAACCACCATTGTGCAACCACGTTGTAAAGGATTTATGCCCTGTGGGGCAAATAGTAGATACCATTTTGTGCCTCAGATAGAGTGCAAATGAAACGGATTGTAACCATCAACATTAACTTAAAACAGAAAACAATGTCAGCATCATATAAATTTGAAACGCAACAGGTGCATGGAGGCTACACTCCAGAACCAACAACGGGTTCCTGCACCGTTCCCATCTACCAAACCGCGGCCTACGCATTTAAGGATTCGAACCACGCCAAGGAGCTGTTTGCGTTGGAAAAGGAGGGCTTTATCTATTCTCGAATTGGCAACCCAACGGTAGATGTGCTCGAGAAGCGAATAGCCCTGCTAGAAGGTGGCGCTGCAGCACTGGCTGTTGCTTCCGGGCAATCGGCACAGCTGCTTGCGCTTACCACCATTGCAGCCATTGGCAACAACATTGTGGCATCGCCATACCTCTATGGAGGTACCTTTACCCTGCTCAAGGATTCGCTAACCCGCTTTGGCATTGAGGCACGTTTTGCCAAAAACGACTCAACCCAAGAAATTGCCCGTCTAATTGATGAGAAGACAAAGGCGGTCTACGTTGAAACTATCGGTAATCCGGGATTTGCCGTTCCAAACTTTAAAGAGCTAAGCGCGCTTTGCCAAAGCCATGGCATTCCACTAATTGTTGACAACACCTTTGGTGCAGCGGGCTACCTATGCCGACCCATCGATCACGGTGCAACCATTGTGGTGGAGTCGGCAACCAAGTGGATTGGTGGACACGCCAACAGTATTGGTGGAGTTATCGTTGATTCCGGTAACTTCGACTGGACAAATGGAAAATTTCCACAGGTTACCAACCCCAGCCCCGCATACCACGGGCTTAACTTTCCAGAGACATTTGGAAAGCTGGCCTTTATTGTTAAAGCACGCGTGGAGGGGCTGCGAGACCTTGGCCCATGCCTTAGCCCATTCAATGCATTCCTCCTTCTCCAAGGACTGGAAACACTTTCGCTCCGGGTAGATAGAATAACCCAAAATGCATTGGCGCTGGCTCGCTGGCTAAGCAACCATCCCAAAGTTGAAAAGGTTTCCTATCCGGGACTGGAGGGCCATCCATACCATGCAAATGCCAAAGAATACCTACAAAATGGATTTGGAGGAGTGCTTTCGTTTACGGTTAAGGGCGGAGCGGAAAAAGCATCGAAGGTGGTTGAAGGGTTGAAGCTGGTAACCCACTTGGCCAACGTTGGTGACGTACGAACGCTCATTATTCAGCCCTCCACCACCACGCATCAGCAGCTCAGCGAGCAGGAACAGGCTGCTGCTGGAATCGACTTCAACTTACTCCGCGTATCGGTGGGAATAGAGAATATAGTGGACATTCTCGCCGACTTCGACCAAGCATTGGCTAATGCATAATACCCGATACGATGAAACGAACCGATACTATTACCACTACAAACTTTTCACTCGAATGCGGAGAAACACTTCCATCCGTAAACATCTACTACCAAGTGCTTGGTGATATTCAGCAGCACCCCGATAAGGTGGTGTGGATTTGCCACGCACTAACAGCCAACGCCGACCCATCGGAATGGTGGCCGGAGGTGGTAGGAGAAGGAAAGCTCTTCGACCCGGCAACAACACCCATTATATGCGCTAATGTAGTTGGCTCGTGCTACGGTTCAACTGGTCCAATGTTGCCTAACCCCGCAACGGGAAGACCATACATGCTTCAATTCCCTATGGTCACGGTGCGCGACATGGTAAAGGCACATGAGCTGCTAAGGCAACATCTGGGTATTAAAACCATCGACATGCTGGTAGGCGGCTCCATTGGTGGATTTCAAAGTTTAGAGTGGGAATGCACCCATCCCGGCACGGCCAACCATTTGGTGCTCATTGCCTGCAGCGCCAAGGCTTCGCCATGGGTGGTAGCATTCAACCAGTCACAACGGTTAGCGCTTAAGGCCGACCCAACCTTCGATCGTCAGGAAGAGGGTGGCGGCAAAAATGGGTTAAAGGCAGCGCGCAGCATTGCGCTGCTCAGCTACCGTGGCAGCAAAGCCTACAACCTTAGCCAAAAGGAAAGCAGGAGTGAAATTCTAACAGGATTTAAAGCCGAGAGCTACCAAAACTACCAAGGGGAAAAGTTGGTTAACCGGTTTGACGCCTACACCTACCATACGCTCACGCGTGCCATTGATTCGCACAACGTGGGAAGAGGTAGAGGTGGCCTGCAAAGTGCGCTGGCACTGGTGAAGGCCAAAACGCTGGTTGTTGGCATCGATAACGACATTCTTTTCCCACTTGAAGATCAGCATGAGCTGGCGGCCCACATTCCTCAGTCACAATTTGTGGAAATTCACTCCGACTTTGGCCACGATGGCTTCCTGCTTGAATGGCAGCAGCTGGAGAATGCCATTAAACCGTTCATTGAAAAAACTTACAAGCCGGTGACCTCTGCGTTAAGCAAATAGGACGAAAATCGGCGCAAAACAAGCAAAATGGAAACAGCAACTATAGATGAAGTAACCGTTCAACCGCGTCATATAACCAGCATACAGCAAACCATAGGACTATTTGGGTTTGGTACAGTTGGGCGTGGATTATACCAAGTGCTGGAGAGTTCGCCCACAACTAGGGCAAAGATTAAGCAGGTGTGCATCAAGAATCCAGAAAAGGAGCGTGGCATAGGCGCAAAGCTATTCACCACCGATGCCAACCTTATACTAAATGACCCTGAAATAAATCTGGTAGTTGAACTCATCGACAACGCCGATGAAGCCTACCAAATTGTGAAAGCAGCGCTGGAAAGGGGAAAAAGCGTTGTGTCGGGTAACAAAACAATGCTTGCCCATCACCTGGAGGAACTCATTCTCCTACAGAAAAAAACAGGGGCAGCCCTGCTCTACGATGCCTCCGCCTGTGGAAGCATTCCAGTAATCAGAAACCTCGAGGAATACTACGATAACGACCTGCTTCTCTCCATACAGGGGATACTCAACGGCTCCACAAACTTCATCCTCACGCGAATTTTTCAGCATGGCGAAAGCTACGCCTCTGCCCTTCAAAAGGCGCAAGAGCTGGGGTTTGCCGAGAGTAACCCCATCTTCGACGTTGAAGGATTCGATGCGCTCTACAAGCTCATAATCCTTGCAGTTCATGGGTTTGGAACCTACGTGCATCCCAAAAAGGCATTTCACTGCGGTATATCGCACCTAACTGATTTCGACATTCAGTATGCCAAGGAAAAGGGCAGGAAAATTAAACTGGTGGCAAAACTCACCAAACTTAATGCTACAAACTTTACACTTTACGTAATGCCTCGCCTGGTCACACCCGACGAATACATCTACAACGTGGAGGAGGAATACAATGGGGTGGTTATTGAGGGAGCCTTCTACGAAAAGCAGTTCATGTTTGGAAAAGGGGCAGGTGGATTTCCAACAGGTTCCGCCGTGCTTTCGGACATTACAGCCCGTTTTCACGATTACCGATACGAATATAAGAAGCAGAAATACTTTGAACCACCACTGTTTACCAACGAGGTTTTGGTAGAGGTTTACCTACGCTACCAAAACCTTCTAGACCTTAGCTTGTTTGAGTTTGAGGAGATATCGGAAAAGTACTCGGGCAAACAGCACAGCTGGATTGTTGGAACCATTAAGTTGGCTAACCTCCAGAAATTACAGGAACTGCTGCCACGACTTGATGTATTTCTTGCCACAACCGGAAAAACAGAGTATCTTAAGTAAAATTTTTTTTACCATTTTCTGCGTTTTAATTCTACACTAAATTGGCAGGAATATTGCGTTATAAATAAGTGTATTAAGAGCAAAGCAGAATGTAAATACCATAAAATGGACAAGCATACTTCCATCCAAAAAGTTATTAAGGAGAAGATACTCGTACTCGATGGAGCCACCGGCACCATGATTCAGCGCCATAAGCTAACCGAAAACGACTTTAGAGGGGTACGATTTAGCGCTCACCCTAAATCGCTGAAAGGAAATAACGACCTGCTGGTGCTTACCCAGCCTCAGATTGTGGAGGGTGTGCACAGAGCTTACCTAGAAGCCGGAGCTGACATTATAGAAACCAATACCTTTAATGCCAACCGAGTTTCGCAAGCTGACTACGGCTTGGAAGCCTTGGTTTATGAGCTAAACAAGGAGGCTGCACGCATTGCTCATGGCATTGCGGCAGAGTTTACCAGCAAGAATCCACAAAAGCCGCGCTTTGTGGCAGGCTCCATGGGGCCAACAAACAAAACAGCTAGCCTTTCTCCTGATGTTAATAACCCGGCATACCGTGGCGTTACTTTCGACAACCTTGTGGACGCCTATGCCGAACAGGCTAAAGGACTCATTGATGGTGGAGTAGATATTTTATTAGTAGAAACCGTTTTCGATACCCTGAATGCCAAGGCTGCCCTCTTTGCCATTGAGCAGGTGCTTGATGAGAAGCAACTCCAAATTCCAATCATGGTTTCTGGCACCATTACCGATGCCAGTGGAAGAACACTCTCTGGCCAGACGCTTCAGGCATTTATCAATTCTGTTTCGAATGCGCCACTGCTAAGCATTGGTTTAAACTGCGCCATGGGTGCAAACCAGCTCCTACCCTTCCTTGCTGAACTTTCGCAGAATACCGAATTCTTTGTGAGCGCCCATCCCAATGCCGGTTTGCCAAATCAACTTGGTGAATACGAGGAAACTGCACAGGAAATGGCCAGCGTGGTGGAGCAATACCTGCAGCGCGGATTGGTGAATATTGTGGGTGGATGCTGTGGAACTACACCAGCCCACATAGCCCTTATTGCCGAACTCTCGCAGAAATTTCCTCCCCGTAAACCAGTTGTGCTGCCAAAATACTCCAGATTTAGCGGATTGGAACCGTTGGAACTTCGACCGGAAATCAACTTCTTGAATATTGGGGAACGAACCAACGTGGCCGGCTCCAAAAAGTTTGCCCGCCTTATTGCCGAAGGAAAATACGAGGAGGCGCTATCCGTTGCCCGTGAGCAGGTTGAAGGCGGAGCACAGGTAATCGACGTATGCATGGACGATGCCCTTATTGAGGGGGAAAAGGCCATGACCACCTTCCTCAACTATGTGGCTGCAGAACCAGACATCTCGCGCGTTCCTGTAATGATTGACTCTTCCAAGTTCAGCATTATTGAGGCCGGACTGAAATGCGTGCAGGGAAAATCCATAGTAAACTCCATTAGCCTAAAGGAGGGTGAAGAGCAATTTGTTGCCCACGCAAAAACCATTCGTCGCTATGGTGCCGCCATGGTAGTAATGCTTTTCGACGAGAAAGGACAGGCTGCATCCACCCAACACCGAATTGAGGTAATCCAGCGAAGCTATAATCTGCTTGTATTAAAGGCCGGAATCAGGCCTGAAAATATCATATTTGATCCCAATATTCTAGCCATCGGTACCGGTATTGCCGAGCATGCAAACTACGCCGTAAGCTTTATTGAAACCTGTAAGTGGATTAAGGAAAACCTTCCGAGGGTAAAGATTAGCGGTGGGGTGAGCAACCTCTCCTTTAGCTTCAGGGGAAATAACACCATTCGCGAAGCCATTCACTCCGTTTTTCTCTACCATGCTAGCAAAGCAGGTATGGACATGGGCATTGTGAACCCATCCATGCTCATGATCTATAGCGAAATTCCTGCCGGCCTGCTTCAACTCACCGAGGACTTGGTGCTCAATCGACGAAAAGATGCTACAGAACGGCTACTGGCCTTTGCCGAGAATCTGCACGATGAGAAACAGGAAAACGTAAAGCAGGATGAATGGCGAGATGGTCCGGTGGAAAAACGGCTTTCCCACTCCTTAGTGAAAGGAATTACCACGTTCATTGCACAGGACACAGAGGAGGCACGGCAGCAATTTAC
This window of the Williamwhitmania sp. genome carries:
- a CDS encoding HAD family phosphatase, with translation MVKAVIFDMDGVIVDSEPLHKEVEREMFTEFGMTISPEQQHRFTGTSNAGMWAQLKAEFKLPKELGYYVAIKEERYLKALAANGSVSLIPGAEELLKSLYNYGVPIALASSSSLTNIDLVLRKFSIGTYFKALASGEEVALAKPNPAVFLLAAQRLGVNPSNCVVIEDSTNGVLAAKAAGMACVGLQSDVSLGQNLTTAELVVSSLTNLSPDLLLSLA
- the metH gene encoding methionine synthase; its protein translation is MDKHTSIQKVIKEKILVLDGATGTMIQRHKLTENDFRGVRFSAHPKSLKGNNDLLVLTQPQIVEGVHRAYLEAGADIIETNTFNANRVSQADYGLEALVYELNKEAARIAHGIAAEFTSKNPQKPRFVAGSMGPTNKTASLSPDVNNPAYRGVTFDNLVDAYAEQAKGLIDGGVDILLVETVFDTLNAKAALFAIEQVLDEKQLQIPIMVSGTITDASGRTLSGQTLQAFINSVSNAPLLSIGLNCAMGANQLLPFLAELSQNTEFFVSAHPNAGLPNQLGEYEETAQEMASVVEQYLQRGLVNIVGGCCGTTPAHIALIAELSQKFPPRKPVVLPKYSRFSGLEPLELRPEINFLNIGERTNVAGSKKFARLIAEGKYEEALSVAREQVEGGAQVIDVCMDDALIEGEKAMTTFLNYVAAEPDISRVPVMIDSSKFSIIEAGLKCVQGKSIVNSISLKEGEEQFVAHAKTIRRYGAAMVVMLFDEKGQAASTQHRIEVIQRSYNLLVLKAGIRPENIIFDPNILAIGTGIAEHANYAVSFIETCKWIKENLPRVKISGGVSNLSFSFRGNNTIREAIHSVFLYHASKAGMDMGIVNPSMLMIYSEIPAGLLQLTEDLVLNRRKDATERLLAFAENLHDEKQENVKQDEWRDGPVEKRLSHSLVKGITTFIAQDTEEARQQFTSGLDVIEGPLMDGMKVVGELFGSGKMFLPQVVKSARVMKMAVSILQPYIEEERKQGKMMQSAGKILLATVKGDVHDIGKNIVGVVLSCNGFEIIDLGVMVTTEKIVEEAIKQKVNLVGLSGLITPSLDEMVQVAKEMERQKLSIPIMIGGATTSKLHTALKIDPEYSGGVVHVKDASLAAMVASRLISDKTRKEFIQDTRSDYK
- a CDS encoding homoserine dehydrogenase, yielding METATIDEVTVQPRHITSIQQTIGLFGFGTVGRGLYQVLESSPTTRAKIKQVCIKNPEKERGIGAKLFTTDANLILNDPEINLVVELIDNADEAYQIVKAALERGKSVVSGNKTMLAHHLEELILLQKKTGAALLYDASACGSIPVIRNLEEYYDNDLLLSIQGILNGSTNFILTRIFQHGESYASALQKAQELGFAESNPIFDVEGFDALYKLIILAVHGFGTYVHPKKAFHCGISHLTDFDIQYAKEKGRKIKLVAKLTKLNATNFTLYVMPRLVTPDEYIYNVEEEYNGVVIEGAFYEKQFMFGKGAGGFPTGSAVLSDITARFHDYRYEYKKQKYFEPPLFTNEVLVEVYLRYQNLLDLSLFEFEEISEKYSGKQHSWIVGTIKLANLQKLQELLPRLDVFLATTGKTEYLK
- the metX gene encoding homoserine O-acetyltransferase, which translates into the protein MKRTDTITTTNFSLECGETLPSVNIYYQVLGDIQQHPDKVVWICHALTANADPSEWWPEVVGEGKLFDPATTPIICANVVGSCYGSTGPMLPNPATGRPYMLQFPMVTVRDMVKAHELLRQHLGIKTIDMLVGGSIGGFQSLEWECTHPGTANHLVLIACSAKASPWVVAFNQSQRLALKADPTFDRQEEGGGKNGLKAARSIALLSYRGSKAYNLSQKESRSEILTGFKAESYQNYQGEKLVNRFDAYTYHTLTRAIDSHNVGRGRGGLQSALALVKAKTLVVGIDNDILFPLEDQHELAAHIPQSQFVEIHSDFGHDGFLLEWQQLENAIKPFIEKTYKPVTSALSK
- a CDS encoding LPP20 family lipoprotein; the encoded protein is MRIRGNLFVIATLAGLLACSSSKKASENVPPPPAWVQSKPSIPGYYVGVGRAPKVGDVNSYRQSSKNNALADMSSEISVSISTSSVLHQFESSLRFSEDFTSTIQAESQKDLEGYELVDTYEDNTSVWSYYRLSKATWADIQAKKRDAAVTSGLDLFERGNNFKNSGDVKNAFMNYIKALESMKAYLGEPLQTIYNGKSILLGNELFDAITGLVNSIKIAAVQQSLSVKAGENLSSDKLQFIATTGGNPLKQFPLVFSFTAKPLRNATVLTNEKGKAGYALDNIFSAKGIETFTAEADWPGMAAEATTDSYFRRLSEKFNPSPAYISIEVIKPKVFVSSVEKNQGTILADRPLASKLISLLNGDGIDLASDAQSGDFVLDVQAETVLRNQSGSLVYAEVVGTIQLKDNKGNVLFSQQLAGTTAANLNMTSAGADAMKRQAEKLGGYLWTQIHDIIVKR
- a CDS encoding aminotransferase class I/II-fold pyridoxal phosphate-dependent enzyme, which codes for MKRIVTININLKQKTMSASYKFETQQVHGGYTPEPTTGSCTVPIYQTAAYAFKDSNHAKELFALEKEGFIYSRIGNPTVDVLEKRIALLEGGAAALAVASGQSAQLLALTTIAAIGNNIVASPYLYGGTFTLLKDSLTRFGIEARFAKNDSTQEIARLIDEKTKAVYVETIGNPGFAVPNFKELSALCQSHGIPLIVDNTFGAAGYLCRPIDHGATIVVESATKWIGGHANSIGGVIVDSGNFDWTNGKFPQVTNPSPAYHGLNFPETFGKLAFIVKARVEGLRDLGPCLSPFNAFLLLQGLETLSLRVDRITQNALALARWLSNHPKVEKVSYPGLEGHPYHANAKEYLQNGFGGVLSFTVKGGAEKASKVVEGLKLVTHLANVGDVRTLIIQPSTTTHQQLSEQEQAAAGIDFNLLRVSVGIENIVDILADFDQALANA